The following are encoded together in the Streptomyces tendae genome:
- a CDS encoding CHAT domain-containing protein, whose translation MAGGPEPDGASATDQRIALAHEWEELVARVRGLAPRFSTFLAPPRWQDLAATVGDGTGVLINVARECHALLVTSGGVTAVPLPDLSSGEVHDRTARHLARLHMTNAAAQLMHHTRQRAQVRKVYATYQAHHAAKVHMAEAQAELDRTLLPDLAWLWDTVAEPVLRALDETNPASGGRHRIWWCPTGWLSFLPLHAAGHHDGSGRSVLDRTVSSYVPTLRALARATRSPEPDPCDRDRLLVVAVQEAADMPPLPQVAEEVRLLREEFGAERLTVLEGPDATRDAVLSRLATHRWAHFSCHGRQDPFDPSRGGLLLSDGTLGIGELSRGSYRGDFAFLSACMTASGGLDLSDEAITIGAALHYSGFRRVVAALWSIDAETATVLARDVFRSLMKDGLFRPEGSAVAVTGAAIRLRHQSPEHPSRWATFTHIGP comes from the coding sequence GTGGCAGGGGGGCCGGAACCGGATGGTGCGAGCGCGACGGATCAGCGCATCGCGCTGGCTCACGAGTGGGAGGAACTCGTCGCGCGGGTACGGGGGTTGGCGCCGCGGTTCTCCACTTTTCTCGCACCGCCCCGCTGGCAGGATCTCGCGGCGACGGTCGGTGACGGCACCGGCGTGCTGATCAATGTGGCGCGGGAGTGCCACGCCCTGCTGGTGACGTCCGGCGGAGTGACGGCCGTCCCGCTGCCGGACCTCTCCTCCGGTGAGGTCCACGACCGGACCGCGAGGCACCTCGCCAGGCTCCACATGACGAACGCCGCGGCGCAGTTGATGCACCACACCAGGCAGCGCGCCCAGGTCCGCAAGGTCTATGCCACCTACCAGGCCCACCATGCGGCGAAGGTGCACATGGCCGAGGCGCAGGCCGAGCTGGACAGGACGCTGCTCCCGGATCTCGCCTGGCTGTGGGACACCGTCGCCGAACCCGTGCTGCGGGCTCTGGACGAGACGAATCCGGCGTCCGGTGGCAGGCACCGTATCTGGTGGTGTCCGACGGGCTGGCTGTCGTTCCTGCCGCTGCACGCGGCGGGGCACCACGACGGCAGCGGGCGCAGCGTCCTGGACCGGACCGTCTCCTCGTACGTCCCGACCCTGCGCGCGCTGGCGCGCGCCACCCGCTCGCCGGAGCCGGACCCCTGCGACAGGGACCGGTTGCTGGTGGTCGCCGTGCAGGAGGCGGCCGACATGCCACCGCTGCCGCAGGTCGCGGAAGAAGTTCGGTTGTTGCGCGAGGAGTTTGGGGCGGAGCGGCTGACCGTCCTGGAAGGACCGGACGCCACCCGCGATGCCGTCCTGTCCCGGCTGGCGACGCACCGCTGGGCCCACTTCAGCTGCCACGGGCGCCAGGACCCGTTCGACCCCTCGCGCGGCGGACTCCTGCTGAGCGACGGGACACTGGGCATCGGTGAGCTGAGCCGCGGCTCCTACCGTGGCGACTTCGCGTTCCTCTCCGCCTGCATGACGGCCTCCGGCGGACTGGACCTGAGCGACGAGGCGATCACCATCGGCGCGGCGCTGCACTACTCCGGCTTCCGGCGGGTGGTGGCCGCGCTGTGGTCGATCGATGCCGAGACGGCGACCGTACTCGCGCGGGACGTCTTCCGTTCACTGATGAAGGACGGGCTGTTCCGTCCGGAGGGGTCGGCCGTGGCCGTGACCGGGGCCGCGATCCGGCTGAGACACCAGAGCCCTGAACATCCCAGCAGGTGGGCGACGTTCACCCACATCGGTCCCTGA
- a CDS encoding aldehyde dehydrogenase: MTVRDKLYIGGAWVAPSDPSLRLDVHSPHDQSVLGSAAQAAPADVDAAVTAARKAFDRGPWPHTTPEERQAVVRRYDGLRTARADEVAHAISVENGSAGWFTKAGQPFLTRQVKAYLKAAEEFGWEEIIEPSDESVTFDTIVRREAIGVVATVIPWNSPFSAATAKLVPALLAGNTVVLKVSPENSLSMALLADLWHEAGLPEGVLSVLPADRETSEYLVSHPGIDKISFTGSTAAGRRIGSIAGDHLKRVGLELGGKSAAVILEDADLDTVMQGLRFGSLGNNGEACILQTRVLAPRSRYEEVVEAVKTMVESLKVGDPAAPDTFIGPMIRRDQQQRVIDYINIGIEEGARLVTGGPQIPDGLEKGNYVTPTVFADVDNSMRIAQEEIFGPVLVVIAYEDEDDAVRIANDSEYGLSGGVWGTDTERALAVARRLRTGGVIINGAGNSFDGPFGGYKASGIGREYGKVGLTGYVEHKTITRTR; the protein is encoded by the coding sequence ATGACTGTTCGCGACAAGCTCTACATCGGCGGCGCCTGGGTCGCCCCCAGCGACCCCTCCCTGCGGCTCGACGTCCACTCCCCGCACGACCAGTCCGTGCTGGGCAGCGCCGCCCAGGCTGCGCCCGCCGACGTCGACGCGGCCGTCACCGCCGCCCGCAAGGCCTTCGATCGGGGTCCCTGGCCGCACACCACCCCTGAGGAGCGCCAGGCTGTCGTCCGCCGCTACGACGGGCTGCGCACCGCCCGCGCCGACGAGGTCGCCCACGCCATCTCCGTCGAGAACGGCTCGGCCGGCTGGTTTACCAAAGCAGGTCAGCCCTTCCTGACCCGCCAGGTGAAGGCGTACCTCAAGGCCGCCGAGGAGTTCGGCTGGGAGGAGATCATCGAGCCCTCTGACGAGTCGGTCACCTTCGACACCATCGTGCGCCGCGAGGCGATCGGCGTCGTGGCCACGGTCATCCCGTGGAACTCGCCGTTCTCCGCCGCCACGGCGAAGCTGGTCCCGGCCCTGCTGGCCGGCAACACCGTCGTGCTGAAGGTCTCGCCGGAGAACTCCTTGAGCATGGCGCTCCTCGCCGACCTGTGGCACGAGGCCGGCCTGCCGGAAGGCGTCCTGTCCGTCCTGCCCGCCGACCGCGAGACCAGCGAGTACCTCGTATCCCACCCCGGCATCGACAAGATCTCCTTCACCGGCTCCACCGCCGCCGGCCGCCGCATCGGCTCCATCGCCGGTGACCACCTCAAGCGCGTCGGCCTGGAGCTGGGCGGCAAGTCCGCCGCCGTCATCCTGGAGGACGCCGACCTCGACACCGTGATGCAGGGCCTGCGCTTCGGCTCGCTCGGCAACAACGGGGAGGCGTGCATCCTGCAGACCCGTGTCCTCGCGCCGCGCAGCCGGTACGAGGAGGTCGTCGAGGCCGTCAAGACGATGGTCGAGTCCCTCAAGGTCGGCGATCCGGCCGCCCCGGACACCTTTATCGGCCCGATGATCCGCCGCGACCAGCAACAGCGCGTCATCGACTACATCAACATCGGGATCGAGGAGGGTGCCCGCCTGGTCACCGGCGGCCCGCAGATCCCCGATGGCCTGGAGAAGGGCAACTACGTCACCCCCACCGTCTTCGCCGACGTCGACAACTCCATGCGCATCGCCCAGGAGGAGATCTTCGGCCCGGTCCTCGTGGTCATCGCCTACGAGGACGAGGACGACGCGGTCCGCATCGCCAACGACTCCGAGTACGGCCTGTCCGGCGGTGTCTGGGGCACCGACACCGAGCGCGCCCTGGCGGTCGCCCGGCGGCTGCGCACCGGTGGCGTCATCATCAACGGCGCCGGCAACAGCTTCGACGGTCCGTTCGGCGGCTACAAGGCCAGCGGCATCGGCCGTGAGTACGGCAAGGTCGGTCTGACCGGCTACGTCGAGCACAAGACCATCACCCGCACCCGCTGA
- a CDS encoding SDR family NAD(P)-dependent oxidoreductase, which yields MTKTFLIAGAAGGLGGRVVEAALAVGHNVVATDLDADALTVPDGHRNRLRVRALDVTDPAAARDTVTYAVAEFGTVDVLVNSAGTRGVGSIEDMPEDEFRRNVEVNFFGVVNTVRAVLPVMRERRSGSIVNVSTIGGRRNQPGLGAYQSSKWALGGFTEILAREVAPLGIRVTLAEPGGIRTPWAAAPMPMPAIHEEYEETVGAFARTYSANPDVMRGDPAKMAAVILRLTEEPAPPVRLLLGSDAAWLAPQITEARAAEDAAWREVSVSTDLDGLGDFADTAVARMVRPAKS from the coding sequence ATGACCAAGACCTTTCTGATAGCCGGGGCCGCAGGCGGGCTCGGCGGCCGTGTCGTCGAGGCGGCTCTCGCCGTCGGCCACAACGTGGTGGCGACGGATCTGGACGCCGACGCCCTGACCGTGCCGGACGGGCACCGTAACCGGCTGCGCGTGCGGGCGCTGGACGTGACCGACCCGGCGGCCGCCCGTGACACGGTCACGTACGCGGTCGCCGAGTTCGGCACCGTCGACGTGCTGGTGAACAGCGCCGGCACCCGCGGCGTCGGCTCGATCGAGGACATGCCGGAGGACGAGTTCCGCCGCAACGTCGAGGTGAACTTCTTCGGCGTGGTCAACACCGTGCGGGCGGTGCTGCCGGTGATGCGTGAGCGCCGTTCCGGCAGCATCGTCAACGTCTCCACCATCGGCGGCCGCCGTAACCAGCCCGGCCTCGGCGCCTACCAGTCGTCCAAATGGGCCCTGGGCGGCTTCACGGAGATCCTCGCCCGCGAGGTCGCTCCCCTCGGCATCCGTGTCACGCTCGCCGAACCCGGAGGCATTCGCACCCCCTGGGCCGCCGCCCCGATGCCGATGCCCGCCATTCACGAGGAGTACGAGGAGACCGTCGGCGCCTTTGCCCGCACCTACAGCGCCAACCCGGATGTGATGCGCGGCGACCCCGCCAAGATGGCCGCCGTAATTCTGCGCCTCACCGAGGAGCCGGCACCGCCGGTGCGGCTCCTGCTCGGCTCCGACGCCGCCTGGCTCGCCCCGCAGATCACCGAGGCCCGCGCGGCCGAGGACGCCGCGTGGCGCGAGGTCAGCGTCTCCACCGACCTCGACGGGCTCGGCGACTTCGCCGACACCGCCGTCGCACGGATGGTCCGCCCCGCCAAGAGCTGA
- a CDS encoding SDR family NAD(P)-dependent oxidoreductase → MSRTWLITGGSQGLGKALVLAALQTGDQVVVTSRKPEALASLRAEYPERLSAVSLDVTSPSDAREVVAAAVDRFDSIDVVVNNAGYATSGSIEDFPEDEFRAQIDANLYGVVNVTRAALPVLRGQRSGHFVQISSIGGRVGGTPGLSAYQAAKFAVEGFSEVLASEVAPFGVKVTIVEPGGIRTGWAAGAAEPSGPVAPDYEETVGAWLGRFAEYAGNEPGDPARMARAIVGAVEAPQPPRRLLLGSDALGIAIRSEEDRLTEANEWAEVSRSTDFSA, encoded by the coding sequence ATGTCACGCACTTGGCTGATCACCGGCGGTTCACAAGGGCTGGGCAAGGCCCTGGTGCTCGCGGCTCTCCAGACCGGGGACCAGGTCGTGGTCACCTCGCGCAAGCCGGAGGCGCTCGCCTCGCTGCGGGCGGAGTACCCCGAGCGCCTGTCGGCCGTGTCGCTGGACGTCACTTCCCCGTCCGATGCGCGCGAGGTCGTAGCCGCCGCGGTCGATCGCTTTGACTCGATCGACGTGGTCGTCAACAACGCCGGCTACGCCACCAGCGGCTCGATCGAGGACTTTCCCGAGGACGAGTTCCGCGCCCAGATCGATGCCAACCTCTACGGCGTGGTCAACGTCACCCGTGCCGCGCTGCCGGTGCTGCGCGGCCAGCGGTCGGGCCACTTCGTGCAGATCTCCTCCATCGGCGGCCGCGTCGGCGGCACCCCGGGTCTGAGTGCCTACCAGGCCGCCAAGTTCGCCGTCGAGGGCTTCTCCGAGGTCCTGGCGAGCGAGGTCGCCCCCTTCGGCGTGAAGGTCACCATCGTCGAGCCGGGTGGCATCCGCACCGGTTGGGCCGCAGGTGCCGCCGAGCCGTCCGGTCCCGTCGCTCCCGACTACGAGGAGACGGTGGGCGCCTGGCTCGGCCGTTTCGCCGAGTACGCCGGCAACGAGCCCGGCGACCCCGCCCGCATGGCCCGCGCCATCGTCGGCGCCGTCGAGGCTCCGCAGCCGCCACGCCGCTTGCTGCTGGGCAGCGACGCGCTCGGCATCGCCATCCGCTCAGAGGAAGACCGTCTCACCGAAGCCAACGAGTGGGCCGAGGTAAGCCGTTCCACCGACTTCTCCGCCTGA
- a CDS encoding TetR/AcrR family transcriptional regulator: protein MRADAARNLNAVLHAGARLLAKDPGTSMAAIAAAAGVDRTTVHRRFANREALLSAVFQAKLDSAERVLDEARLTEAPVPVALHRYLEGIIPVSRVWPVDTRRMMRKDPEANARRTEQSSRLDAFVQRAIDEGYLRVDVGAAWARAVLDEMVDTAAHRFPELEPPQAADLVARTFLEGVGAA from the coding sequence ATGAGAGCCGACGCCGCACGCAACCTGAACGCCGTCCTCCACGCGGGAGCCCGGCTCCTCGCAAAGGATCCGGGCACCTCCATGGCGGCCATCGCCGCGGCCGCCGGGGTGGACCGCACCACCGTGCACCGCCGCTTCGCCAACCGTGAGGCCCTGCTCAGCGCCGTCTTTCAGGCCAAGCTCGACTCCGCCGAACGCGTTCTGGACGAGGCCCGGCTCACCGAGGCCCCCGTCCCGGTCGCCCTGCACCGCTACCTGGAGGGAATCATCCCCGTCAGCCGCGTGTGGCCCGTCGACACGCGGCGCATGATGCGGAAGGACCCTGAGGCGAACGCCCGCCGGACGGAGCAGAGCAGCCGCCTGGACGCGTTCGTCCAGCGAGCCATCGACGAGGGGTACCTGCGCGTCGACGTCGGCGCGGCCTGGGCGCGTGCGGTCCTGGACGAAATGGTCGACACCGCGGCACACCGGTTCCCCGAGCTGGAGCCGCCGCAGGCGGCCGACCTCGTTGCCCGCACCTTCCTGGAGGGCGTCGGCGCGGCCTGA
- a CDS encoding carboxymuconolactone decarboxylase family protein, with translation MTEHNADYTRALNNAEKILGFSLAPYVNPRPTEPDNAYDFTRIATEHAFNDAWTRSEHLDLRTRALISVTITASLGILEPLRGQLRIALHNGVTKEEIVEAFIQMAVYAGVARAFDSYAVAREVFAEHAEADSPEN, from the coding sequence ATGACGGAACACAACGCTGACTACACGCGTGCTCTGAACAACGCCGAGAAGATCCTTGGTTTCAGCCTGGCGCCGTATGTCAATCCAAGGCCGACGGAACCCGACAACGCCTACGACTTCACACGGATCGCGACCGAACACGCCTTCAATGACGCATGGACTCGCAGCGAGCACCTCGACCTTCGCACCCGTGCACTCATCTCGGTCACCATCACGGCGAGCCTGGGCATCCTCGAGCCGCTTCGGGGCCAGCTGCGTATCGCTCTACACAATGGCGTGACTAAAGAGGAGATCGTCGAAGCCTTCATCCAGATGGCCGTCTACGCGGGTGTGGCTCGCGCGTTTGACAGCTACGCCGTGGCACGCGAGGTCTTTGCCGAGCACGCCGAAGCGGACTCGCCCGAGAACTGA
- a CDS encoding lamin tail domain-containing protein — protein sequence MTAGALTAVLTVPTSAAEARPHRPNVEISDVQYDSPGRDDRSNRSLNREWVEITNNSRHAVNLDGWTLRDEDGHRYTFDDYRLRGRSTVRVHTGIGRDTRSDVYQDRRHYVWDNRSDTATLRNDRGRYVDSDSWGQHRGGRR from the coding sequence CTGACCGCCGGCGCCCTGACCGCGGTCCTGACGGTGCCGACCTCGGCGGCCGAGGCCCGCCCCCACCGGCCCAACGTGGAAATCTCGGACGTGCAGTACGACTCCCCGGGCCGCGACGACCGCTCCAACCGCTCCCTGAACCGCGAGTGGGTGGAGATCACCAACAACAGCCGCCACGCCGTCAACCTCGACGGCTGGACCCTGCGCGACGAGGACGGCCACCGCTACACCTTCGACGACTACCGCCTGCGCGGCCGCTCCACCGTCCGCGTCCACACCGGCATCGGCCGCGACACCCGCTCGGACGTCTACCAGGACCGCCGCCATTACGTCTGGGACAACCGCTCCGACACCGCCACCCTCCGCAACGACCGCGGCCGCTACGTCGACAGCGACTCCTGGGGCCAGCACCGCGGCGGACGCCGCTAA
- a CDS encoding DUF6207 family protein, with translation MPGMKPINDGHVAEPGLAVVEVAAADDETAFAVQKLLATRWAIAPADRTTHEPGEPGVRLRCHLDLRQQPAP, from the coding sequence ATGCCCGGTATGAAGCCGATCAACGACGGGCACGTGGCCGAACCGGGACTCGCGGTCGTGGAAGTCGCCGCCGCCGATGACGAAACAGCGTTCGCCGTCCAGAAACTGCTCGCCACACGGTGGGCGATCGCGCCGGCGGACCGCACCACCCACGAACCCGGCGAACCAGGCGTACGACTGCGATGCCACCTGGACCTCCGTCAGCAGCCCGCCCCGTAG
- a CDS encoding AAA family ATPase, with product MYVTRVQLRNVKGFTGRRAADLILPGRSGWTVLAGRNSSGKSTVLQAIALALGGPAVARALVSDFTGWISTPAKKGEVEVHVVSDPVHDGFTGSGNKPQGEISLGLRWTHPEPDRHAPRPVMAPLGTGKSGPRGPWVENPIGWFCAGYGPFRRLTGGSSEAQRLMLNQGPSGRLATLFHEDASLAEGVAWLIDLRLRMYEEGTSSEAAVLLNQVLSLLRDGLLPDRYQIQRVSADGLWVVEKGHKGPGFPLREMSDGYRTVAALVLDIVRQLHGAYGYLHTHPTASRSGGTAILAPGVVLIDEVDAHLHVTWQRKIGDWMQDHFPNIQFIVTSHSPYICQAADEGGLIRLPGADEQQPPEVVDEDLYRRVVYGSGDDAVLSELFGLETPYSSRAEQQRRRLVALERKVYAEAATAEEIAEYQELSGLLTSSLESRVAEVSARLEQER from the coding sequence GTGTACGTCACGAGGGTCCAGCTCAGGAACGTCAAAGGCTTCACCGGTAGGCGGGCGGCCGATCTGATTTTGCCCGGGCGTAGCGGCTGGACGGTGCTTGCGGGTCGCAACAGTTCGGGCAAATCCACTGTGCTGCAGGCGATTGCCCTGGCGCTGGGTGGACCGGCGGTCGCGCGGGCGCTGGTGTCGGACTTCACCGGCTGGATCTCGACGCCTGCCAAGAAGGGGGAGGTAGAGGTCCACGTCGTCAGCGACCCGGTGCACGATGGCTTTACGGGATCGGGCAACAAGCCTCAAGGTGAGATCTCTTTGGGTCTGCGGTGGACACACCCTGAGCCTGATCGTCATGCTCCTCGGCCGGTGATGGCACCGCTGGGTACTGGCAAGAGTGGCCCTCGCGGGCCGTGGGTGGAGAACCCGATCGGCTGGTTCTGTGCCGGCTACGGGCCGTTCCGGCGGTTGACCGGCGGCTCCAGCGAGGCGCAGCGGCTCATGCTGAACCAGGGGCCCAGTGGGCGCCTGGCAACGCTCTTCCACGAGGACGCCTCGCTGGCCGAGGGCGTGGCGTGGCTGATCGATCTACGGCTGCGTATGTACGAGGAAGGCACGAGCAGCGAGGCCGCCGTGTTGCTCAATCAGGTCCTGTCGTTGCTGCGGGACGGGTTGTTGCCCGACCGGTACCAGATCCAGAGGGTGTCAGCGGACGGCTTGTGGGTGGTCGAGAAGGGCCATAAGGGGCCCGGCTTCCCGTTGAGGGAGATGAGCGACGGCTACCGGACGGTGGCGGCACTGGTGCTGGACATCGTCCGGCAGCTCCACGGCGCCTACGGGTACTTGCACACTCATCCGACCGCTTCCAGGTCTGGGGGTACGGCGATCCTCGCCCCGGGCGTGGTGCTGATCGACGAAGTGGACGCGCACCTGCATGTGACCTGGCAGCGCAAGATAGGCGACTGGATGCAGGACCACTTCCCCAACATCCAGTTCATCGTCACCAGCCACAGCCCATACATCTGCCAGGCTGCCGACGAGGGCGGACTGATCCGGCTCCCTGGAGCAGACGAGCAACAGCCCCCCGAAGTGGTGGACGAGGATCTCTACCGCAGGGTCGTGTACGGGAGCGGAGACGATGCTGTGCTCTCGGAGCTTTTCGGTCTGGAGACGCCGTACTCCAGCCGTGCCGAGCAGCAGCGTCGGCGTCTGGTGGCCCTGGAGCGCAAGGTGTATGCCGAAGCGGCCACGGCTGAGGAGATCGCCGAGTACCAGGAGCTGAGCGGCCTGCTGACGAGCTCTCTGGAGAGCAGGGTGGCCGAGGTGTCGGCGCGGCTGGAGCAGGAACGGTGA